In one window of Ferriphaselus amnicola DNA:
- a CDS encoding pilus assembly PilX family protein: protein MRHSRFHSGKSPNLPQRQQGLVLLIALIVLVAMTLAGIGMMRSVDTGTLISGNLAFKQAATQASDRAMNDGFNALMTVTGNNTDKQILRLVNGSACPVGATAALCPGGVTNILGYSPSTLNACEVTNTCATVAQQQWWNVAANWAAAPSVNVTDANGGTVATVSYLIHRMCTAAGPTAGNTCQTSATGGGGGSGCSKAVGGSACFASSAVFYRITARSQGPRNTTSYTQTMVLIGD from the coding sequence ATGCGACACAGCAGATTCCACTCTGGAAAGTCGCCCAACTTGCCGCAACGGCAACAGGGTTTGGTGCTGCTGATCGCGCTGATCGTGCTAGTGGCGATGACGCTGGCGGGCATCGGCATGATGCGCTCGGTGGATACCGGCACGTTGATTTCCGGCAACCTTGCGTTCAAACAGGCGGCCACTCAAGCCAGCGACCGCGCGATGAACGACGGCTTCAATGCGCTGATGACGGTCACTGGCAACAATACCGATAAGCAGATCCTGCGACTGGTCAATGGCTCGGCTTGCCCAGTAGGAGCCACGGCGGCACTTTGTCCGGGCGGTGTCACCAATATTCTCGGCTACTCGCCCAGCACGTTGAATGCCTGCGAGGTGACCAATACCTGCGCTACGGTGGCGCAACAGCAATGGTGGAACGTCGCGGCAAACTGGGCGGCAGCACCTTCAGTCAACGTGACGGATGCTAATGGCGGCACGGTCGCGACCGTGTCGTACTTGATTCACCGTATGTGTACCGCAGCAGGGCCGACAGCAGGCAATACCTGTCAGACGTCGGCGACTGGCGGTGGTGGTGGCAGCGGATGTAGTAAGGCGGTCGGTGGCTCGGCTTGTTTTGCCAGTAGTGCCGTGTTCTACCGCATCACCGCGCGCTCACAAGGACCTCGCAATACGACCAGCTATACGCAGACCATGGTGCTGATCGGTGATTAG
- a CDS encoding type IV pilus modification PilV family protein, which translates to MNLRTSQSGSVLLEALIAILIFSIGILALVGMQATAINNVADAKYRADASFLADQIIGVMWASRVASGVNFIPDANFACSPCTLANGNAATRAWVGANGVAGALPAGTGTVAVSGTQVTVTVTWQPPQATAPHRHSAVSYIN; encoded by the coding sequence ATGAACCTACGCACATCTCAATCGGGGTCGGTATTGTTGGAAGCGCTCATCGCCATCCTGATCTTCTCCATCGGCATTCTGGCTTTGGTCGGAATGCAGGCGACGGCGATCAACAACGTCGCTGATGCCAAATACCGCGCCGATGCCAGCTTCTTGGCCGACCAGATCATCGGCGTGATGTGGGCGAGCCGGGTCGCTTCCGGCGTGAATTTCATTCCCGATGCTAACTTTGCCTGCAGTCCCTGCACTCTCGCCAATGGCAATGCAGCGACTCGCGCTTGGGTCGGGGCGAACGGCGTAGCGGGAGCACTCCCAGCGGGTACGGGAACCGTTGCGGTGAGCGGCACGCAGGTGACCGTCACCGTCACTTGGCAACCACCGCAAGCCACTGCTCCGCATCGGCACTCCGCCGTGTCCTACATCAACTGA
- a CDS encoding GspH/FimT family pseudopilin, with product MKSVQRQAGLTLIELMVAVLIVSILMAVGANSYSRWTQNQQVRVAAESILNGMQLARAEAVKRNGSVRLVLGDLSSWSIIEATGGAILQTRTSAEGSNNATVTATPGGATTVTFSSLGRVTTNSDGSAALSQVDIDNPSGDRPLRITVSAGGNARMCDPSPKLAAGDPRAC from the coding sequence GTGAAAAGCGTACAGCGACAAGCCGGTTTGACCCTGATCGAATTGATGGTGGCGGTGCTCATCGTCAGCATTTTGATGGCGGTCGGTGCCAACAGCTATTCCCGTTGGACGCAGAACCAGCAAGTGCGCGTAGCTGCTGAATCTATTCTGAACGGGATGCAATTGGCGCGCGCCGAGGCAGTCAAGCGCAATGGTAGCGTGCGCTTGGTGCTGGGTGACCTTTCGTCTTGGAGCATCATTGAGGCAACCGGCGGAGCGATATTGCAGACGCGTACGTCAGCAGAGGGTTCGAACAACGCGACGGTGACCGCAACGCCAGGTGGCGCAACCACGGTCACCTTCAGTTCACTAGGAAGAGTGACCACCAACTCCGATGGTAGTGCGGCGTTGTCTCAAGTGGATATAGACAATCCCAGCGGGGATCGTCCACTGCGCATCACCGTCAGCGCGGGGGGAAATGCCCGCATGTGTGATCCTTCGCCCAAGTTGGCGGCGGGCGACCCGAGAGCGTGTTGA
- a CDS encoding type IV pilin protein: MKRQSGFTLVEVMVAVVIAAILASVALPAYTNYVRRGKISEATSNLASLRVVMEQYYQDNRTYMNGGACGATMPAAPAVQHFTFACAGTATTYTLTATGIGGMAGFSYTLNEANAKASAVAGVAGWAGNNACWVTKQGGAC, from the coding sequence ATGAAAAGGCAATCGGGTTTTACTCTGGTGGAAGTTATGGTGGCCGTGGTGATCGCGGCGATACTGGCCTCGGTGGCGCTGCCCGCCTATACTAATTACGTACGGCGCGGCAAGATATCCGAAGCGACTTCTAACCTAGCCAGCCTGCGCGTGGTCATGGAGCAGTATTACCAAGATAACCGTACTTATATGAATGGGGGCGCTTGTGGCGCAACCATGCCGGCAGCTCCGGCGGTGCAGCACTTCACATTCGCCTGTGCAGGAACTGCGACGACTTACACCCTGACTGCGACTGGCATCGGTGGCATGGCCGGATTCAGCTACACCTTGAACGAGGCCAATGCCAAGGCAAGCGCCGTGGCTGGCGTGGCTGGCTGGGCCGGCAACAATGCCTGTTGGGTGACCAAACAAGGCGGAGCCTGCTAG
- a CDS encoding PilW family protein — translation MRAIPRRQSGFSLVDVMVGMVMGLIGTIVIFQVFEASERIKRTSTSGNDAQQNGAVAMFGLERALKEAGYGMNSTDANPLPVQITFGNAAAVPDSLTVSYRRNWDYGPFVPSAAGVLPNPPALTAETYSLNNQAQLVSNLNGVLADGIVQLKAEYGVDTTAIPDGIMDAWQTALPANPLTVLAVRLVLVARSAQPEKPVAGAACATTTVAPLWSAGSVILTGNLGLAGGDSWNCYRYKTFQVTVPLRNVIWR, via the coding sequence ATGAGAGCCATTCCCCGCCGACAATCTGGATTCAGCCTAGTCGATGTGATGGTCGGCATGGTGATGGGGCTGATCGGCACCATCGTGATCTTTCAGGTGTTCGAGGCCTCCGAGCGCATCAAGCGCACCAGCACCAGCGGCAACGATGCTCAGCAGAACGGCGCGGTTGCCATGTTCGGCTTGGAGCGCGCGCTGAAAGAGGCGGGTTATGGCATGAACAGCACGGATGCCAACCCCTTGCCGGTACAAATTACCTTCGGCAATGCCGCCGCTGTGCCTGACTCACTGACGGTCAGTTACCGCCGCAACTGGGATTATGGCCCCTTCGTACCTTCCGCAGCTGGCGTGTTGCCGAATCCGCCTGCGCTGACAGCCGAGACCTATTCGCTCAATAATCAGGCGCAGCTCGTTTCCAATCTGAATGGTGTATTGGCTGATGGCATCGTCCAGCTCAAAGCTGAATATGGCGTGGATACGACGGCGATTCCTGATGGCATCATGGATGCGTGGCAGACCGCTCTACCTGCCAATCCGCTGACCGTACTGGCGGTGCGTCTCGTGTTGGTGGCGCGTAGCGCCCAGCCGGAAAAGCCGGTTGCTGGAGCGGCGTGTGCCACAACTACCGTTGCGCCACTGTGGAGCGCCGGTTCGGTGATCCTGACCGGCAATCTAGGGCTGGCGGGTGGTGATAGCTGGAACTGCTACCGCTACAAGACCTTTCAAGTCACTGTGCCCTTGCGCAACGTGATCTGGAGATGA